The DNA region AATTCACGTCTTTATCAGATAGGGCCTCGGAGACATGCCCGTTTGTCTTCAGTTGGCTGAGCGTCGCCTCGATCGCCAACTCAAACGATCAGGCGATCCGATCGGCCTCCTTCCCCATGAACTGGTCCGAGCGGACGTACTGTTGTTTCAAGACCGCGAAGCGACTTGGCTCGGCCTCCTGATAAGTCTTCAAAGCGGTGCGCGAAGCCTCTAATTCTTCCTCGAGACATTTCATTTGGCCTTGAAGTTCAGCCTCCTTGGCTGACCGGTTCTCTCGCTCGACAGATAGAGAGTCCttggccttcttcagatcttcggCCAACTGTCGGGCTGctttattcttttcttccagATCGGCGATGACGCGCTGtttccttgtggtggccagatcgaGTTTCCGATCGTATGTCTTCAACTGAGCCTCGATCTGACTCAGCCTACTGGCTTGCTCGGCCAATTTCTGTTGCTCCTCCATCAGAAGTTGCTGGGCCCTCTCCAGCTTGGCCTTCAGCCGAGCGGATGGTGGCCCCCAGGAGGAAGAGCCTTCTCCAGaaattttgagcttcttcagctcatcctccacctGTCCCAACTACTGGCACATGACgatgctctccacccagtactgcaaacAAACATTAGCGCCGATCGAAGATAATTTATGAAGTGATAGCTAAGAAAACTTACTCCAGTGGACATCTTCAGATGACTATCGGCTAGCTCGCCTGGGGACTTCATGGCCGCTCGCGCCCTCGCCTCCTCCCAGATGCGGCCGAGCCAACCCCGGATGTAGACTTGATGTTGGGGAGATTCAGCCTGGTCGCCCGGATAGCGAAGATCCTCGGTCGACAGATGAAGGTTGGCGGTGACGAATCGTCTTCCGTCTGGCGCCGATTGGGCAAAGGCAGACGGACCGGAGGATTGGGCTGGACGAACAGGATGAATGGCTGAGCGGGTTATCTTCCGCTCGGCCGGGGGAAGGGAGGAGAGCGGCTGAACGGCGAGCGGCTCCGGTAGCTCAGCCACCAAtggagtccgatcggaggaaGTAGCCTCCACTGTCACGGGGCCCGGGGACGGGACGCCTCCCTCCATAGAGGCTTGAATGACTGAAGTAGCGGATCGGGATGGCGCCTCTGTTCGGCGCCTCCTGCAGGAGAGCGGAACTTCGTCACCCGAGGATCCCGATCCCTCAACAGAAATGACGGGCAGCACGCCGTGAACCAAGCCAGGTTCGGTTATCGCTCCCACGCTGGGAGTCTGTTCGGTGGTCCCATCGCCCGCAGTTGTATTTTCTTCAGCAGTTGCAGTTTCCCCAGCCGTACCCTCTTGCTAGCCGACCGGGGTCAAACCTAgccgctccatctccttggcaacATGCAGCCGCCTCGATCTTGGCCTGCTTGGCCTTCATTATGCCGACAACTCGGGCGCGCATCATAGTGTCAGCTGCAAAAGAAAAACAGAATCAATTAGACTCAAAGGAAGAAGGTCTAAGAAATTCTatacctaggctgctcgggagGTGCATTCGACTCGGACATAGCCTGAAGATGTACATTACGCCCTCTGGAAGCAATTTGTGAATATCGAATTTCAGCCCGACCAGCATGTTGGCTGCATAGAGGTAATCTGGCTGAGTCTTGTATCTCTTCAACTCGGGCTGAGGTGGCAGAGTGGTCTGCCATTGAGTACGGGAGCTTGGCCGATCGGGGAGTCTAATGTAGaagaaatactccttccagtgcttgttggaggaggACATTCTATCGAAGAAGACCAAGCCGATGCGGGATTGGAATATGTAGGTGCCCAGCTTGGACTGTTTGGagtagtagaagtaatggaagacCCGAGGGGTCAGTGGGATATTGTGTACTTTGAATAACACGACTACCCCACATAACAAGCGGAAGGAATTGGGGACAAGCTGGGCGAGCAGGATGCAAAAAAGTTACAAACTTCAGTTATGAACGGATGAAGGGGAAACCGGAGGCCGACTACGAATTGGTCCCGAAAGAAGCAAATGGTGTAGGTCGGCGGGTCGTGTGGCAAATCGGACGGGCCGGCTAGGACAAGCTCATGGTCGGACGGAAGGTTAAAGGCGTTTTTGAAATGTGTCATGTCGCTCGCATCAAACCTGGTCTTCATGGTGGTATACCAGGGACCAGGGGCGAGGTCGACACGCTACCAGGGGCGAGGTCGACCCGCTGGGAAGAACTGGCCATGGGCGGAAAACGAAGAAACAGAGGAGTTCGTTCAGAGGATCGTCGAAAATACGACGAAATTTCACCGGGCAAGACAGCGGGACGCCAGAAAACGCTAGAGGACGAAAAAGGCAGACGAAAGACCAGGAATTAGAGCTTGCAGGGAAAGGAAAAGCCGCTGGAAGAAGCGGGAAGTCGCCGGAGCACTGGGAGCAGGCAACGTCGCCGGAGCAAACGGTCAAAAGGCAGAAGGAGAGCGCAGAGGAAGAAGCGGCGATGTTGAGGCTTTATAAAGATGGACGCGGCCGATTGGGGCCGTCCGATCTAGGGCGCAGGAATCGAGGAAAAGTATCCAAAATAGCCAAGTGCAGAGACACGAATCACCGACCTAAGGAGAAAGATCAATCCTATGGAGACTGAGCGGGGTCCCACTCATTCAATAGGCTGACTCGCCAACCACTCGCCTGActatttgtccagtcagtcggactttcagcctccttcgactagacttgaagggaagacatgtgatccggtggtaagaggagGGGGTCCGCCTGGCAGAAGGTCAAAGTAGTCAACACCCGACAGACGTTCGACCCGGGCTGATGTCGAGTTTCCAACACTCATAAGGCAAAGCAAGAAGAAACATAGCCTGAGCggtcatcccgctcggccaacagtAGCCATGGCATTTGGCCCAGCGGGCATCCGCCTGAAGGTCGTCAACCGACGGGCCTCCACTCGGCACGGGAAAGGTACTAGCCGAgtggttcctccgctcggccccgGAAAGGCGCTAGCCGAGTGGTTCCTCGGTTCCTCCGCTTGGCCCGGGAAAAGCGCTAGTTGAGCGGTTCCTCCTCTCGACCTGGTAAAAGACAGAGGGAGCAGGTGGCGAGATCTTCCTAGGAACCAGTGTCGCCGACAAGAAGCATGGCCAGCGGCTTGGTCGAACatagaatcgtacggtggaaacttccactgtcacatcagggatatgctcgtactattgaggtatggtgtcagacacgCTTTCCTGACACACTCATTCCAGATATGCTTCGAGGGGCGTGCACATCTCggggagcgtgcacgcgcctttgggccatcgccggggaacccctcctcgGCTCGGCACTGTGTTTGCAGGTTCACGGCGGTAAGAGATCTACGCCTTTGGGGTCTTCGATCAGTCAACAGGAGCGTCACGTCCTCAGCGTCTATCGACTCAGTACTCGGACATGATCAATCCCCATATAAATAACTTTGATATAATAGGATAAGGAAAACAAAATTCTTTCATCTACTTGATCGTCAATTATAATTTAactccatgatttttttttttttttaatgtaatcgGACTATACAGAACACCTCAGATAAGTGTCATCAGATGAAAtagatattttgtatttaatttattaattttaaaatttatcaagatTTGAATATTCCGAAATTTTGATAACGTGGCTTAGTAAATTTCCCTTTATATTTAATAAGTGGATTTTATGGAACGTAATCCTTCAGTCTCATCGTCAGATCTTTATCTTTACCATCTTGGTCGCCGCTGGATCTGTCTTTAAGTTTAAACCATAAACAAAATATACGATCCACGTGTTACGTGTTAGCTCCACCGCGACGGCACGCGGATGGACGGCGCCGATGATTCTAACGGTTAGTTCGCATCCAACGGCCTTCGTCAACTGGCCGGTCGCCGCCCACCAACAGATCTTTCATTTCTCGGGCCTTGTCCCCGTCGCCCAGTTGCCTTCTGCAGCGATTGTCGGCCATCGACTACACGTCGACATCTCCGCCATTATTAAAGAGACCTCCACAAACATATATCCGTTGCCTCTTCCTGTATATAAATCCCTCTCCACCTCCATCACTTCCCCAATACACTCTCTTTCTTCCTCGTCGTAGAATTCCTTACCAGTTCCtggtgaatttttaatttttctgaaGCAGAAGTCCATCTTCATTTTTGCCGTTGTGTACTGCTTCGAAGCTCTTTCTCGTTCACTGTCAGTTTGTTTGTTCATGGATCGAACTCAGTTAAATCTCATCCGGCCGCCGCCCCTGCTGCCTCTCCTTCATAGGAATCCTCTGCCGTCGCCAGGCAAACGAGATCAGCGGCAGAGGAAGCGGAAGCCGCGATCGCAGTCGGTGACTCCGACGAAGAACCCGAAGGCGAAGGCCGCTGCCATTGCTCCGCCGCGGGACCGCCGTCCTCTCCGGCTCTGCTTAGATTTCGCCGGCTActcgatttattcaaagtccccGCCGCCGAGCAGCCTGCCGTTGCCTGGGTTCGTTCTCGTGAAACCCAAGAGCGATGGTCTGAGAGATGTCGATTTGGCTAGTGGCGGCGGTGATGGTGTTGACGCCGGTGCGACTGCTGGCCTCCGGCGACTTCTTGGCCTGTAGGGGTCGTTAGAGATACGCACGAGAGGATTCGAAGGCGACTCTGTTTTTTTTCTGCCCATCGATCTTTGAATGTGTGATCTAATAGGAAATCTAGTGAGCGGATCGAGTTGGTGTCTGGTTAGATTTGACAATTTGTAAAATGACTATTGACTTACGTTTACgttcataaaaataattaaaaaaaaaacaaaaagactcTTTGATGTGCTGCTGTCGCAGTCATAAGGCAGAGCACAATTACAAATCTTAGAAATGCCAACTAAAATCTTATCAAGCTACTCATCATTCATGTCAATCATCTCCTATAGAAAAAAGACTAAACGCAAGTAGTTAATGAGGCCAGTTAGCTAGTTCTTATCAGCATTCCAGGGTTCTTGCATTCCCATGCTTCAGTAAAAATAGCAGTCAATGTCCGATCCATGCTTCCTGCTGTGATGCCTTTGTAACCTGATCTCCTTCTAGGATTGGTTTAAGAACTTGTAGAATTCTGTTTTGCTTTGCTGAATTGTAGGATAAATCCTCCATCTCTAATGCGAAAGTATGAAGTGGTTTGTGTTTAATTAATGTTGTTCACTAATCACATATTTCAGCCTAATTCTAAGTCCCGAATTAAAAGTTCCCTCCGAAAATTAGATCCTCCTATGTTCATCCTGCGTCACCTTTGCTGCTACTTCATCTCAAGCGTTTAAAATTTTCCAAGAAGCGTAATTTTTACTGATTTCTTGATTCAGTTTTGTACTACAGTGGATACATGAGCTGAAGCACTGGTGCGCCGATAATACTTGTGGAACAAAGCTGGGCAATCTTTGCTCTAGTTTGTTTGCAGTTTGTATTTAATTTGTGTGGTATATTCAGATAAAACTATAGCATTTAGAAGTTAACCAGATTAGCTAAGATTGTTTGAGTCTTTAATTGACTTACGGACCCATGTAAGAATCACTATCTTTTCCCTATTTCTAGCATTAATCAGAAGATTTCACTTACTGATTCTTGTTGGTATCATGTCTCATTTTCCTGAATCTGAATCTATTAAGTAGTTAAAAAATTGAAGAAGCTGTTACTGAAGTTGGTAGACAATTCAATGTTTTGCTCAGTAATTCAATATTGCGTGGCTTGGATATTATGAAAACCTTAGTATAAACCTTCTCGTTTTCATagttgatcccgtccggaggctgagtcggacggaggccggTCGAGGTGTCCCGATGGTTGACGGAAGGTCGTAGAAGATGACTcagctcccacgggtggctgacgctgctgcaggaccctgcgcacactcagacgatccccccttcacgttagagatcgaaacccagggaaaaagtccccggatcaggccctccgacgctcaagtcaggtcctttttccccagaaaaaacaGAGAGAAGCAGAAGGAAAAACAGTTGaggaaaaaagtgacgagggagtgtgtgcgcgtacctgcataCGAGGGATTTCTCGCCTTTTATGCCCCCTCCTTTTGGAACCTGCCACCCTGTCAgaaaaaacgttagacgctgggcttttcGCCTCctcccggacacctgtcgtacTGCCATTTATTGGGCAAGCATCTTTTCGTTTTGGAACATCCGCCTTCGTACATGGATTTTGTCTTGTAGTGGGGGACAGCTGGCAGACCActactggttatgagggcatctcTTCGTTTTAGGAATCTCCGCTTTCGTCCGCAGTGTTGATATGTAATGACTCTCCTCGACGGACCATTGAGATTCTCCGCAcccgtattacttagctcctccgatccattgtgtccccgcaccagcctgcatctgtggttcgcatttccgggcctccaactcgcagacctgcagccctaactgtctagacacagctacgctgatcttcaactTGCATCcagcgctttgtacttcctggccctcaaccgcaggtctgtagatcgggctgcttccgatcagctctgccgcttccgacccattggcctatacttccagttcttggcctctgcttagctctgccgatcccgacttgcatcctgcgctttgtacttcctggccctcaagcgcaggtctgtagctcggtcTGCTTCTGCTCAGCCCTGCCGATGCCGACCCGTGACCTGTGTTCCGCCTGACGTCTTCCCTCGCCTTCCGACTGCTTTGTCCCCTTGATCGACCAGcctgcctgacctctgactatCACACCTGCTTGCCTTTAACCGCCCCGTCAGCCTAACCATTGACTGCCacgtcaccttgactattgaccatcacgtcctcttgacttttgaccgccacatggCCTTGACTCTTCCAACCCTTTCCTcatgggcccctccattaccaaccgtatcacaagcctccctcacaagtctagtcgaaggaggatgaCAGTCAGACTGACTAGACCTTCGCAACTCTCTGCGACGTCAGCATATCTCTGAGACCTCAGCACATCTCCGTGCTCCTGCCTCAGCACATCTCtgtgacctcagcatatctctgcacGCTTCTGCTTCCTGCGTCACGCACCAACTTTTGTGTCGCGTCGCTTGGGCTTTCACATCAACCTTTGTGTCGTgtcgcctgggataccatgcctcctttATTGCGTCGCCAGTCGCTTGGGGCGCCTCGCCCACGCAGTTGCTTTGACTTAGCTGCTACTCCTCTTTATAAGGAGCCTTAAGGTCGCTTCTCCATGCTATCCCCTCTTTTTTATGCTGTCTTACCCGCGTTCCGCCATCCGCTTTCCCCACACGATGCATTCTCCTCCCTCTTCTCAGGAAGTTGATCAACCGCCCTCCCAAACGCAGATAAACGAACTCACCACACTACTTGTCTCGAGAGAGCGCGAGCTAAATCGCGTGTCTCAGGATCTAGATCGCCAGGTAGCGGCTCTGCGTTCCATGGAAGACCAGTATCGTCTTGCAAAGTACTGCGTGGATGTGGAGAAGACGAGGAAGGAGCAGTGCCAGGCTAGCTTGCAGCGTCAACTTGGTTGCCAGGAACAGTTGCGTCGAGAGCATGAACAGGAGCTCTCCCTCCTCCGCGCGGGCCTCGAGGATAAGCAACCCACTATCACACAGCAGCAAGCGGTCATCAGATCTTTACGCGAGGAGCTGGCTCGAGCTGTGAACGCCCCTGAATCTCCCGACAGGTCTTCACGCGGAAGTGTTCATTCCCCAGGGCCAATTCCTTCCCCGAGTCAAAGCCAGCCTGGGGAAtaattgtctcagtggctcctttgccATACGGCGTTTCTGCTTGTGGCCTTGGCTATATCGCCTTCTTATTGGATTATGCTGCAACGCTTGTACATCCGTCCCCTTTTGGCCAAGTTTCTCCTGCtaaattttcatctagcaagtatTTTCTTAAAAACTGGCCCATATGTAAGAGCCCAGAATTGTTTCATGATTCCTCttcatgtatgaattttggaAAGTAAAACTGATATAAAGCTTAAGATCTAAAACTGTAATGAACGCGCAAAACCTGATTTCGTAGTTAATACTGACGCTCTCTGAGTAGGGTAGATGACGTCCCGCATCCTTTGCCCTGCGTGTTTTttgcatatttgcaatttgcgTAAAATAAAGCCAGACGTAGCTGACCTGATTATAGAAAATGCTCCGCTCAATGTGAGGCACATCCCTCAGCAAAGTAGTCTGGTATAGGCACCGAGCTCGAATATGATTTTCGCAGAGGAGTTTCTTTTTGATCCCCGCGTGgggggccgacctgaaaggtcgttgggcgtgaggacagagctcacttttgaatctcgcatgggagccgacctgaaaggtcgttgggcgtgagagcagagctcacttataactcgcactgaggcgagagtctgggactaccgacctgaaaggtcgttgggcgtgagcacgaggctcacttttaaatctcgcatgggagccgacctgaaaggtcgttgggcgtgagagcagagctcacttataactcgcactgaggcgagagtctgggactaccgacctgaaaggtcgttgggcgtgagcacgaggctcacttttaattctcgcatgggagccgacctgaaaggtcgttgggcgtgagagcagagctcacttataactagcactggggcgagagtctgggactaccggcctgaaaggtcgttgggcgtgagcacgaggctcacttttaattctcgcatgggagccgacctgaaaggtcgttgggcgtgagagcagagctcacttataactcgcgaccGGGCGGGGGACTACCGACctaagaggtcgttgggcgtgagcacgaggctcacttttaaatctcgcatgggagccgacctgaaggtcgttgggcgtgagagcagagctcacttataactcgtgaccgaggcgagagtctaccgacctaaaaggtcgttggacgtgagcacGAGGCTCACTTTTAAATCTCAGAtgggacggtcgttgggcgtgagagcagagctcacttataactcgtgaccgaggCGAGAGTTCGGACCCTGaccggaaggtcgttgggcgcacGAGCAGCTCACTTTTAAGATGGGAGCCGACCGAAAGGTcgtgtgagagcagagctcatttataactcgcactgaggcgagagtctgggactaccgacctgaaaggtcgttgggcgtgagcacgaggctcacttttaattctcgcatgggagccgacctgaaaggtcgttgggcgtgagagcagagctcacttataactcgcactgaggcgagagtctgggactaccgacctgaaaggtcgttgggcgtgagcacgaggctcacttttaaatctcgcatgggagccgacctgaaaggtcgttgggcgtgagagcagagctcacttataactcgcactgaggcgagagtctgggactaccgacctgaaaggtcgttgggcgtgagagcagagctcacttataactcgcactgaggcgagagtctggggctactccggtccgagaccagtggcgatggcgctggtccgagaccagtaagaaTACTCCCAAACGGCAAAGGCATAAATGCATCGCTCTTCTTCGCCTCCATCCGTCCCGCCTGCGCCGGCCTTATTGCTTTAGTTAATCCGGTCGCTATTGCTAGCTTTGGGCTTACTCATTTGCGTCGCGTTTCTTCCTGCAATTGCATCACGTATGGTATAGAATTAAGAATAAGAGAGGGAGCGTAAAAACCTTACTCCACCCTTGGGCCACAGCGCCCTAGCATCTTATGATGATTCCGCAGTTCTCGCGACGCGCCTGGTCAGCTGCGTGGATCAGGGCTACCTATGAGGAGCTACTTGCTCGGTTGAGGAACATCCCCGCAGACCTGCTTGCTGCTTTTCTGGTCTGGCAATCACTTCCGCTGCCCCGTCTTACCTGCGATCCTTTTGAATTGCTTGGCTTCTGCAGCTTCatgaaacttcccgcctagcctcgagcctttcacgaagaatgcttttttttttttttttattgaggcCACGCCCCTTCATGATTACCTTGCCTTGTCGACCTTTAATGTGTTCCTTCTCGCGATGACACCTGTCCGGCGCCTTTATTGCGCACGCCCCGTGACGCCAGCATCTGACCCCCTTTTGCACCCTTCGGCGCTTATTTCCCATCCGACGGCGTTGAGGCGCGTTGCCCCAAAAAGATATGCGGCTCaactctcgatgtttcctaggaatgaatgggctttataaaccctaaaggcagtccgctttCCTTACCCCGACGCTTCGCCATACTCCTCCCTTCATTCGCAGCTGTTTCTAGCAGTGCAGCTCCTCGTCTCCCTGCTTGAGCCCGACCTGTGACCCTTCTTGTCTTCGTCCCCCTCACCCGCTTGCTCCTCACAGCCATGGATGGTAAGGACCCCCTCTGGTATTCACATTACATTTCTGATTTAGACCACCATGACCTGTTTGCACTGCAATCCAACCTGGGGGTAGGCCCGACATATGAGTTTCGCCTTCCCACAACAGACGAACATCCTTCTTCTCCCCCTGAAGGGTTTATAACTGTCTTTAAGGATCAGGTCGTAGGTGGTCTTCGCTTCCCGCTACATCTTTTTCTCTCCGAGTTGAGTCAGTATTGCAGGATtggtatctctcagtttgcccccaatgtattccgCGCAGTTtgcggaaccatcatcttgtgccgcatttatcGAATCCCCTTGACTGCTAGACTGTTCCATCACTTCTACTCCTTCCGGCGAGCGGAGGCGGgggtattcaacgttcaggccaagccgggccTTAAGTTTTTTGATGACCTCCCTTCTTCCAACAAAGGCTGGAggtctcgctttttcttccttAAACCCCCTGCCCCCTTAGCCGGACCTTCCCAATGGCGTGCTCTCCTCGCTTCGGACTTCCCTTCGCATGTCCACGAACCTGCCTGCTCCGCAGCTGCGGACAAGCTAAGAGGTGTTGTTGTTCGCCTGTCTGTGCTGATGCTGGAAGGCATTCTGCACGCTTTTGGTCTTAGTCCTGTCTCCACAGAAATTGgggctccttttggtaagttgttaTCTTTTTGTATaccgctcttcgctaactgaggtgctttttctCCTTATTTTTGCAGTGGCTGCAATCCTCCGTTCCTTTGCTAGCAAAGAGACACCTGCGGTGaccgttctgcaagctctgaacgaGGAGCTGACGCAAGGTCTACCTTCTGATCCAGCCGTCGCTTCCGGCTCGCCGCTTTCAGAACCCCGGGCTTCTGATGCGGAGGACGCCCCGCTACTTATTGAGCCACCAGCTCTCAGCCTTGCAGACTCAGCCCTACCCCGCATCGCTGATCAACCTGCGGCCGAGCCATCGCCCGCAGAGCCAGTGTCTTCTCTCCCGCCAACTATGAAGCTGCGCCTTACGCGCAAGGGCAAGAGAACAGCCCCAGCCaccgcaacttctcctccaccttctCGCCGCCAGCGTGTAGTGAGCTTTTCTCCCCCCCCCCCCGATCCTCGGATACGAGCTCGGTCCAAGAGGCAAGCTTGGTCCAGGAGAAGGCCTCTGATCCGGAGGTGGCAGACCCATCGGTGGACCAAACTGCTTCTGCGCCAATCCAGAGTATGTTCCCTGCCCCGCCTTCATCCTCTGGCGACCAGCTCCTGGGCCTACCGATGCCCTCCGCGTCTCCTCTAATGGCGCCTTCGAGCCCAGCCATGCCGCTTCCGAACCTGCCCTCTACAGACCCAGCCTTTGAGGCGTCATGGCGGCTCCCTTCGGAGACTGATCCGGCCTACACGCCCACTGCCGATTCGTCGCTTATCTTTGGTAGGGTCAACTTTCATGGGGACCTGGCCATCTCCTGGCAATCGGCCAGTGACCAGTTCTGGGAGAGCCATTCCCCTATGGGGGAGTTTGATCAAATTGCTCGTTCTCTGGTGGCCGTAagctttttctcttctttttcctggTGTCCGTGTGTCTCTGTAACCCCTTTTCTCTTCTTCCAGCTATTTACAGACCTGCTCCGCGAGTCTGAGCGCCGTGCAACATGTGgccgagcttcagcgagagaatGCGGTGCTCAAGGCACGTCTTCAAACTGGAGCACCCTGCGGCTTCATCAGCTCCTCCCGAGCCTTCTTTGGGAAGCTTGGATGCCTATTTGCGTGCCATCGGGGAGTCGgcggcctctgctcggaccatttcccaTGCTGCCTTCGATAAACTTCAACAGCTAGAGGCGGCTTTGAAGACAAGTGAGTCTTCCCT from Zingiber officinale cultivar Zhangliang chromosome 4B, Zo_v1.1, whole genome shotgun sequence includes:
- the LOC121978103 gene encoding uncharacterized protein LOC121978103, coding for MDGKDPLWYSHYISDLDHHDLFALQSNLGVGPTYEFRLPTTDEHPSSPPEGFITVFKDQVVGGLRFPLHLFLSELSQYCRIGISQFAPNVFRAVCGTIILCRIYRIPLTARLFHHFYSFRRAEAGVFNVQAKPGLKFFDDLPSSNKGWRSRFFFLKPPAPLAGPSQWRALLASDFPSHVHEPACSAAADKLRGVVVRLSVLMLEGILHAFGLSPVSTEIGAPFVAAILRSFASKETPAVTVLQALNEELTQGLPSDPAVASGSPLSEPRASDAEDAPLLIEPPALSLADSALPRIADQPAAEPSPAEPVSSLPPTMKLRLTRKGKRTAPATATSPPPSRRQQYVPCPAFILWRPAPGPTDALRVSSNGAFEPSHAASEPALYRPSL